In a genomic window of Piliocolobus tephrosceles isolate RC106 chromosome 1, ASM277652v3, whole genome shotgun sequence:
- the C4BPA gene encoding C4b-binding protein alpha chain has translation MRPSRTPSGALHRKGKMAAWPFCRLWKVSDPILFQMTLVAALLPAILGNCDPPPTLSFAAPVNITTLTETHFETGTTLKYTCRPGYARSHSDQMLTCNSDGQWTYTTFCVHKRCRHPGDLPNGQVEIKTDLLFGSEIEFSCSEGFVLIGSTTSHCEVQDRGVGWSHPLPQCEIVKCEPPPDIRNGRHSGEEDFYTYGFSVTYSCDSRFSLLGHASISCTVENKTTGVWRPSPPTCEKITCHKPDVSHGEIFSGFGPIYNYKDAIVFNCQRGFVLRGSSVIRCGADSKWDPSPPACEPNSCTNLPDIPHASWETYPRPKKEDVYVVGTILRYRCHPGYKPTTDAPTTLICQKNLRWTPYQGCEALCCPEPKLDSAQITQHRKNRPANHCVYFYGDEILFSCHGVRRLSAICQPDGTWSPRTPSCGDNCNFPPKIAHGHYKQTNVYSFFKEEITYECDKGYVLVGQATLSCSNSHWSAPAPRCKALCLKPELVNGRLSVDKNEYVEPENVTIQCDSGYGMVGPKSITCSENRTWYPEVPKCEWETPEGCEQVLAGKRLMQCLPNPEDVKMALEVYKLSLEIEQLELQRDRARQSALDKEL, from the exons ATGCGCCCCTCAAGAACTCCATCTGGGGCTCTTcatagaaaagggaaaatggcAGCCTGGCCCTTCTGCAGGCTGTGGAAAGTCTCTGATCCAATTCTCTTCCAAATGACCTTGGTCGCTGCTCTGTTGCCTGCTATTCTTG GCAATTGTGATCCTCCACCCACTTTATCGTTTGCTGCCCCAGTGAATATTACTACGTTGACTGAGACACACTTCGAAACTGGAACTACTCTGAAATACACCTGCCGCCCTGGCTATGCCAGATCCCATTCCGATCAGATGCTCACCTGTAATTCTGATGGCCAATGGACGTATACTACCTTCTGTGTCC ACAAACGATGCAGGCACCCAGGAGACTTACCTAATGGGCAAGTGGAGATTAAGACAGATTTGCTTTTTGGATCAGAAATAGAATTTAGCTGTTCAGAAGG ATTTGTCTTAATTGGCTCAACCACTAGTCATTGTGAAGTCCAAGATAGAGGAGTTGGCTGGAGTCATCCTCTCCCACAATGTGAAA TTGTCAAGTGTGAACCCCCTCCAGACATCAGGAATGGAAGGCACAGCGGTGAAGAAGATTTCTACACATATGGCTTTTCTGTCACCTACAGCTGTGACTCCCGCTTCTCACTCTTGGGTCATGCCTCCATTTCCTGCACTGTGGAGAATAAAACAACAGGTGTTTGGAGACCAAGTCCTCCTACCTGTGAAA AAATCACCTGTCACAAGCCAGATGTTTCACATGGGGAAATTTTCTCTGGATTTGGACCCATCTATAATTACAAAGATGCTATTGTGTTTAACTGCCAAAGAGGTTTTGTTCTCAGAGGCAGCAGTGTAATTCGTTGTGGTGCTGATAGCAAATGGGATCCTTCTCCTCCTGCTTGTGAGCCCA ATAGTTGTACTAACTTACCAGACATTCCACATGCTTCCTGGGAAACATATCCTAGGCCGAAAAAAGAGGATGTGTATGTTGTTGGGACTATATTAAGGTACCGCTGTCATCCTGGCTACAAACCCACTACAGATGCACCTACGACTTTGATTTGTCAGAAAAATTTGAGATGGACCCCATACCAAGGATGTGAgg cattatGTTGCCCTGAACCAAAGCTAGATAGTGCTCAAATCACTCAACACAGGAAAAATCGTCCTGCCAATCACTGTGTTTATTTCTATGGAgatgagattttattttcatgtcatgGGGTCAGAAGACTTTCAGCTATATGCCAACCAGATGGCACATGGAGTCCCCGAACACCATCATGTGGAGACA ATTGCAATTTTCCTCCTAAAATTGCCCATGGGCATTATAAACAAACTAATGTATACAGTTTTTTCAAAGAAGAGATTACATATGAATGTGATAAAGGCTACGTTCTGGTCGGACAGGCGACACTCTCCTGCAGTAATTCACACTGGTCAGCTCCAGCCCCTCGATGTAAAG CTCTGTGTCTGAAACCAGAATTAGTGAACGGAAGGTTGTCTGTGGATAAGAATGAGTATGTTGAGCCTGAAAATGTCACCATCCAATGTGATTCTGGCTATGGTATGGTTGGTCCCAAAAGCATCACTTGCTCTGAGAACAGAACCTGGTACCCAGAGGTGCCCAAGTGTGAGTGG GAGACCCCTGAAGGCTGTGAACAAGTGCTTGCAGGCAAAAGACTCATGCAGTGTCTTCCAAACCCAGAGGATGTGAAAATGGCCCTGGAGGTGTATAAGCTGTCTCTGGAAATTGAACAACTGGAACTACAGAGAGACAGGGCAAGACAATCCGCTTTGGATAAAGAACTAtaa